One Pantoea eucalypti genomic region harbors:
- a CDS encoding CMD domain-containing protein has product MEQRRYPGHNHWFYESQTSPRIAQAAPLVPEAAHIDDRFLLGCYADNAVVQSLLSTHQPALLAARDLAQLLFPDRVNNSLTHTLTLYDRLSTALTVAQVAGVQRLCNHYSARLNPLPGPDSSRESNNRLTQITQYARQLAMQPELINASAITALDAVGLTEPDIVTLNQVIGFVSYQARVVAGLQALQGQPVRWLPGSSLPPDADSSGFDQPARWQPVLKPLELRYASAEQLAAVTRCQSLPGMQEAVWLLAHDPSALYGWAQLCQHLSQEDTLAEATAARILGSRWAFRLLDGNDILIEGVEETASKGEEQLIIALSVQLTRSPERFSAAHLQPLMEAGWEAEALFALIQRVALGNWNSRLFYALGEAK; this is encoded by the coding sequence ATGGAACAACGCCGCTATCCGGGCCATAACCACTGGTTTTATGAAAGCCAGACCAGTCCACGTATTGCTCAGGCCGCACCGCTGGTGCCAGAGGCTGCCCACATTGATGACCGTTTTCTGCTGGGATGCTACGCCGATAACGCCGTAGTGCAGTCACTGCTGAGCACGCATCAGCCGGCCCTGCTGGCCGCGCGCGATCTGGCACAACTGCTTTTTCCTGATCGCGTCAACAACTCACTCACCCATACACTAACGCTCTACGATCGCCTCAGCACTGCGCTAACCGTCGCGCAGGTCGCGGGCGTGCAGCGGTTGTGTAATCACTACTCTGCCCGATTAAATCCATTGCCCGGGCCCGACTCCTCACGCGAGAGTAATAATCGCCTGACCCAGATCACACAGTATGCCCGCCAGCTGGCGATGCAGCCTGAGCTTATCAACGCGAGCGCGATCACCGCCCTCGATGCGGTCGGCCTGACTGAACCCGATATTGTCACGCTGAATCAGGTGATCGGGTTTGTCAGTTACCAGGCACGCGTGGTTGCCGGATTGCAGGCGCTGCAGGGTCAGCCGGTACGCTGGCTGCCGGGCAGCTCCCTGCCCCCTGATGCTGATTCCAGCGGTTTTGACCAGCCTGCCCGCTGGCAGCCCGTGCTGAAACCGCTGGAGTTGCGCTATGCCAGTGCTGAGCAGCTCGCTGCCGTTACCCGCTGTCAGTCTCTGCCCGGCATGCAGGAGGCGGTATGGCTGCTGGCCCATGATCCCTCGGCGCTCTATGGCTGGGCGCAGCTGTGTCAGCATCTTTCTCAGGAGGATACGCTGGCCGAGGCAACCGCTGCGCGTATTCTGGGCAGTCGCTGGGCGTTCCGGCTGCTGGACGGGAACGACATCCTGATTGAGGGTGTGGAGGAGACGGCGTCAAAAGGTGAAGAACAGCTGATTATTGCGCTGTCGGTACAGCTGACCCGGTCACCTGAGCGATTCAGCGCCGCCCACCTGCAACCGCTGATGGAGGCAGGCTGGGAGGCTGAAGCGTTGTTCGCGCTAATACAGCGTGTTGCGCTAGGCAACTGGAACAGCCGCCTGTTTTACGCGCTGGGCGAGGCGAAGTAA